The Candidatus Nomurabacteria bacterium genomic sequence TCGATAGTAACGACTTCTTGATTCATATCGAAGACCTGCAAGGGGTAGGCCCAAGTAGCGAAATTGCACTCGCAACGTTTGTATCCCTCGTATCATCTTCGCTTAAGAAGCAGGTCAAAGAAGGCATGGTCGTGCTCGGCAACCTTACGATCGGTGGCACAATCAGCAAAGTCGATGACTTAGCTGACACGCTCGAAGTTTGTTTCGACGCCGGTGCTCGCACGATACTGCTACCAATGTCATCTGCTGCGGACATCTCCACCGTACCCGCCGAAACTTTCTCAAAGTTCAACATCAGCTTCTACAATGACCCCGAGGATGCTGTGCGAAAGGCGCTAGAGATCGGATAGGTAGATATTATGCCAATCACGAGAATAAAATCCATCAAGCAGATAGGCCGATTCAAGAACTTTACCGGCGGCGGATCTGTACCACTAGCTAATCTTAATGACGGCAAAAATATAGCTGTTATTTATGGTGACAATACCTACGGCAAATCAACGCTTGCCGATATACTTCGCTCCACTAACCTTAGTAGCGACGTGGAAATTATTCGACGCAAAACAATCCCTAAAGATGACGGCTCAAACCAAAGCTTTGAGCTGTCATATCAGCATTCTGCTGCGAGTAGACAGGAAAGTGTCAAGTATGACCGAACGGCTTGGTCTAATAATGTCCTGGTGGGGAAAATATTAATTTTTGATCAGGAGTTTATCCATCAGAATATCTTTACAGGCATTCACCTCACACGAGACAATAAGGAGAATTTTACAGATTTTATACTAGGGGAAGAAGGAGTTAAAATCGGAGCAGAGATTGAGAGGCGGAACATTGCTTCAAAAAAATTCCCCGATGAGCTAAGACTAGTGAGGCCTGAATATGTCCGAGCCGAAGCTGATAATAAAAAGGTTGAGAGTTTTATTGGCCTTAATGTTACAGACAGTAGAAAAGCCTTAGAAGGTGAAATAGACACACAAAATAAGTTAATCAAGCGACTTAGCCGTGTCTCAGAGTTCACAAACCTGCAACCGCCAAAGTCGCAACCTGAAAGATATTCTACCACTTTCAACGGCTTAAAAGAGCTTATTGCAAAGGTTAAAGCCTCTTCGTACGACGACGTATCTAGAGACGCACTTGACCAGATCCATGAGCGCCTCCAGCAGACTGATAGCCACTGGCTTGAGCAAGGAACCAAACATCTCCTAGGCGATAAATGTCCATACTGCACGCAAGACATACTACCGGTGAAATCACTAATAGATGCATACAAAACTGTGTTCGATAAAAAATACGACGAGTACGTGAGTAGCACCAATAAAGACATTCTTACAATTAAATCCACATTGAGCACACTATCTGCAACACAGCACTCCAAGCGGCTTAGCTTGGAGATTGAAAAGGTCAAGAAATACGCGCCATTCATTGGCGAGATTAAGGACCTTATTGTAACACTGGATACGCAACTTGAATCACTACAGGCATCCGAGTCTAACATGCGTAATTATATAGCTGAGTCGCTAGAGCAATCTGTCGACACTTTCGTGACTTATAAGAAAGAAAACATACATAAGCAATGCGACTACCCTGTAGCTATAGACGGATTAAGCAATATAATAGGCATCGCCGATAATAATAATGATCAGCTACAAAAGACCATTAGTGCATGTGCATCGGTTATCGAAACAAAGCGCGAAGAAGTTAGCAGATGGACTCCGGATGTAGTCACGGAAAACCGCAAAAAAGCCACCGACGCCATTTCCTTATGTGAAGCGAAGATTAATCGACTAGATCAGGATGTACAATGCCGTACGTATGTCGCTAAACAGTTAGAGCAAAAAGAGTTTAAAGAATATACAGCTAAGCTTCAGGAAAAACTTGAAAGTGAACAGTCGCATTATCTAGAAACTCTGTTTACCTCTATAAACGGATGGTTTAGCAAATTAGGCAGCCAAGATTTTAAACTAGATAAAAACCAGTCTAGGCGCGGCAATAAAACAGTGTACGAGCTTCGTGTGTTATTTTGCGATGAATTAGTCGACAACGATGACTTAAGCAAGGTATTTAGTGAGTCAGATCGTAGAAACTTAGCTCTTGCAGTTTATCTGTCTCGAGCCGAGCTATTAACTAAAGAAGATACAATCCTAGTGCTTGATGATCCTGTAGTAAGCTTCGACGATAATCGCATACGCGCCACCTGTGCTGAATTATCGCGGTTAGCCAAAGATTTTGAGCAGATAATCATTCTAACCCACTATAAGACAGTAATCAGGAGACTCCTTAAGAGCCGTGTAGGTGCCGTCTATTTAAAAGTTGAGAAAGACGGTACGGGGTCAAGGTTGGGGGTATTGAATACGAAAGATCTTCACTTGTCGGATCACGAACGAGCATACCTAAGACTGGCATCCTTTGTAAACGGCACCTCTAATGACCCTGGCGGCTTGCGCCAATTTATGGAAAAGCACATAGACCTAGTCTTTCAGCCTAAACTGAGAGAGTTAGGGCTTAGCGATGCGATGCTGAGTGAAAAAATCTCATCTCTTGAAACTGCGGGAGAGATCGACTCTAGCACAAAAAGTAAGCTTGACGGATTCAGGGACACACTCAATCCAGATCACCATAACGATGAAGAGGACGCGACTATTGAAGACATGAGGCTACTCACGAGATCCGTTCTTGAAGAAGTGTATAAGCTTTGACTGTTCGATTTGTCGTCGTGGACGCTACGCACCTAGGATAAAACATTGACCATTCGCCATTTTATATGCTACATTTATTTTTGAAGGGTCTTGTATGATACTTACGACGCTCCGAGGGTATATCCTTCGGCGCGTCTTTTTATATTATCGGCAGTGTATCGGTCTTCAACGAAGTTCAGACCTACCTCTCGTTTGAACGATTTGCCGCAAACGGAAGGTTGCCTATGCCAACACGTACAAGACGACGCTTACGGGAGCATACGGTGGGACTATTGGCGCGCAAATGGACGCTAAAGATTGCAACGGCTCTCAGTAGTGAAACCATGCGTCACTCTGAGATTGCGAGGTGCTTGCCTGGCATCACACAAAAAGTATTGACCGAAACACTCCGCGAAATGGAGCGGACTGGTATTGTTGAACGAGAGGTATACCCAATCGTGCCACCAAAGGTTGAGTATAGACTTACTAGCGTAGGGATTGAGTTGCTAAAATTATCTCAAGAATTTGCCAGTTGGTTCGATACACATCACGAAAACATACATAAGGCCAAGCGAATCTACGACCGACACTCGTAATCATATGAAATTATTTCCACTTCGATTTTTCTAACAGAAATGTCGAAGTTACGTCAAACTTGTTTTGACGGCTTGGTGCTTAAAGTGCCTTGTGCTGCTCGATCGCATCCAATACTTCACGATGACGTAACTTATCACGTTTACTCTTGCGCCTGCCTCGTGTAAATAACCTAAAGATAAAGAAGAATACACCAAACAGTATATACATCACAAAGTACCAGCACAGAACAAAGATCCATGCGCCCATGATGAGCGTTATTGCAATCAAAGCCAAGGCGAACTTGGTGATAGGATTCTCGACGTTAGTAATCTTCCAGATGCGCTGAGCCGATCCACTAAAGGATAGCGGTGCCGATACGACGACTTTTTCAGATGCTAATTTGCGTGTCATACTCCTATTCTACAGCATGGCAATTCTATATATATGTCACGTGTATTTCAAAAAGATTTTTGCATACAATTTCATCTTGCTAGTGTTTTCGACTTCGCTCGACTCGCTATCTTAAAACCATAGGTACTCCAAAGTACCTATGGCACTTTTAGGGTATTTAGTACCCCTAAAGTACCTTATTGTAGTAAGTTTCCACCTCTGATACTTTTATGCTAAGTGGGATAGTAACTAAATTTGAGAGGGAGATATAGTGGGGCTAAAAAAGACACAATACATCGTAGCACTTATTATCGCAGTCGGTCTGCCATTCATTTTGGCTGATCCTGCATTTGCACAAACACCGGGCGGCGTAAGTAACGTCGAAAACTTTATACGGAGCGTAATCACCGTTCTGGCAGGACTTGCCGGTCTGGTTGCGACCGGCTTTTTTGTCGCTGGTGGATTCACCTATATCACGAGTTCGGGTAATCCTGAGCAGCTCGACAAGGCAAAGCGTACACTGACTTGGTCAGCAATCGGACTGGCTATCGTTATCGCTGCTTTTGTCCTAGCTAACATCGTCACGACACTCGCAACACAGGCGTTCGGAGGATAATCAAAAACCATGTGGGGTTTTGAAGATGCCCTATTGATGGGTCTAGGTACGTTTGCGGACACATCGCAGGCAATCGCCTCGATGCGTGAGTATGTCATGCCGGTGGTTCAGATATTATCTGGCCTCGCCGGTCTTGTTTGTACCTTCTTCATTGTTCAAGCTGGCTATTTATATATCACGAGTAGCGGTAAGCCCGACCAGATGGAACACGCCAAAGATGTACTAAAAAAGGCGCTCCTTGGCCTGATTATTGTGCTTGCCGCCATAACACTCACAACTATCTTAACCAACGCCTACGGCACACCGCAAAGCCCTGGTAATGCCACGCTACCTAGCCTTGAAGCAGTACAAGAGGAAGAGCAAAGCAGCGGCTTCCTCGATATGGTCGTTAAAGCTATCACTGGCGTCTTAGCACAGATTATCAACGGAGTGGCGACGCCATTCTTGGATGCGCTCGACTTCTTCACTACCGGTACGCCTGCTATGGCGAGTAATCCGAGTGTCTTTAACTTTTGGCTGGCTATGGTAGGTATAGCTAACATCCTGTTCATACTTGTGCTCGTGCTAATCGGCTTTCATGTCATGAGCGCATCGGCACTTGGTTTTGATGAGGTCGAGCCAAAACATCTCGTGCCACGAGTCGCCATGATCTTCGTCCTGATGAATACCTCAATATTCCTTATTGACGGAATAATTGCGTTATCTAATGCGCTTATCAAGGCGGTAGGTTTAATCTCTGGATCGTCATCTGTCTGGGATACGCTGATGAAAGTAGTTGAGCAGACGTCTGGCCTAGGTATTGCCGCTCTGTTGATCATGGTAGGTTTCGTCATTTGTTCGATCGTGTTGCTGGTCTATTATGTTATGCGTCTTGTTACACTCTACATCGGAGCAGTACTTGCGCCGCTTGTTAGTCTCCTCTGGTTAATTCCCGGATTTCGTGACTTCACAGAAACGGCATTCAAAACCTATCTTACAACTATCTTCGATCTATTTGTTCATGTTGTCATATTGCAGCTATCGGCATCACTGTTTACTGGTATGGCGACAGCCTCGGGTGACAACGCCGTGCCAGACACTCTTATGGCGATGGTGACGGGTATTGCGACTATTTTAATGCTCTTGAAAGCTCAGAGCGTCATGATGCAGTTTAGCTACGTAAGTATGGGCGCACGCAACATGCGTAAGCTAAGCGGGCAGTTTGTAAATGGCGTGAGTTATCTGAGCGGTAAAACAAGAGCGGCCGCAAGCACCATTAGCTCAAAGACCGATACGGCTAAAAAGAGCCGCATGATCCGTAGTGTTGAGTCACGAGCCGTCAGTACAGGCAAGACTCAAACGATTCGCTATCAAAACAAGAAAGGCACGGCAGAGATTGCACATACCGCCACACCGACTAAGCCTAGGTCGTCTACGCGAACCGGCACAACATATGAAGCTCCGACCGTTAAGGTGACTCGTGTACCAGCATCTTCGACCACACCAAGGAATAACAGTAAGGATAAAACGCTATGAAAATGACCGTTGTACCAGCACAGGTGACGACCGTTGAGGATCGTATCATCGGCAATCTTGGATTCTCGCAAATTCTACTACAGATTGTTCCCGTATTTACTGCTGCCGGCATCTTCACACTCCTTCCTCCGTTCATGGGCGGTGCACTATATAAGTACGTACTGATGGGTGTGGTTGCACTATTATTCGGCCTGCTATCAATCCGTATCAAGGGCAAGATTCTGGCCTCATGGCTCGTAACTATACTTCGCTACAATTTGCGACCAAAATATTACCTGTTTAACAAGAATGTCACGACTAGCCGAGAGGAATACTACAGTAAAATCCCAACGCCTGAGATTAAAGAATCGACAGAAAAGAAACCGGTTAAAAAGTCTATTCTCCAACAACTTGATATACCTACCACCGCTAGAATATTAGCTACAATTGAAAACCCAGCCACTAACTTTCGGCTAGAAACTGGTAAGAAAGGAAATCTACATGTTCGCTTTACAGAAATCGAAGACTAAGGCTAGCTCCAGAGGGCAAATTGCCATCAAAGGAGTTCGTGACGGCATATTGATGCTACCAAACAACGAATATCGAGCAATCCTACAGGTGTCATCGCTGAATTTTGAACTACGCAGCGAAGAAGAGCAGGACGCAATTATTGAAACGTATGAAAGCTTTCTTAACTCCGTCGGCTCTAGTCTACAAATACTGGTACGCACTCGTGAGATCGATATGGATAAGTACCTTGATGATCTTAACGAGCGTTATGAGAATGAAACCGTACCGATCTATCAACAGCAGCTACAAAACTACGACGAGTTTATCCGCTCACTCATTACCGACAACAAGATTCTGACTCGTCATTTCTATATCATCGTGCCATATAAATTAAATGGCAAAACAGATTTCGACCTAGTGAGTGAACAGATGAAGATAAAACTCGACATCGTTGCCAAGGGTATAGCTCGACTTGGCATGCACACAGATCAGCTACATAGCCTTGAGGTGCTTGATCTATTCTACAGCTTCTATAGCCCGACACAGGCAAAGCTACAACCACTTACCGAGCAGGCGTTATCTATTATCCATATAGCACTCGTGCAGAGGGGAGAAGTGTAATGAGTAAGATAGCTACTATTATGAGAACCAAGATTCTTGAGCCAGTCACTGCACCCGTCAAAAAAAGAAAAGCGGCAAGATTGGAGCGTCAAAAAGAATTAAATATCACATTTGGTGAGCAAGATACTGTCGATATCTTGTCATACGCAGGACTTGAGGAAAATATCGACTATCTCAATATAGACGGCGTATATATGCGCACACTCTATATATCTGGGTATCCGTTCGTTGCCAATTCCGGCTGGATGGATAGTCTGATTAACTTTAATCACGACACAGATATTAGTTACCACGTCCACGAAG encodes the following:
- a CDS encoding AAA family ATPase encodes the protein MPITRIKSIKQIGRFKNFTGGGSVPLANLNDGKNIAVIYGDNTYGKSTLADILRSTNLSSDVEIIRRKTIPKDDGSNQSFELSYQHSAASRQESVKYDRTAWSNNVLVGKILIFDQEFIHQNIFTGIHLTRDNKENFTDFILGEEGVKIGAEIERRNIASKKFPDELRLVRPEYVRAEADNKKVESFIGLNVTDSRKALEGEIDTQNKLIKRLSRVSEFTNLQPPKSQPERYSTTFNGLKELIAKVKASSYDDVSRDALDQIHERLQQTDSHWLEQGTKHLLGDKCPYCTQDILPVKSLIDAYKTVFDKKYDEYVSSTNKDILTIKSTLSTLSATQHSKRLSLEIEKVKKYAPFIGEIKDLIVTLDTQLESLQASESNMRNYIAESLEQSVDTFVTYKKENIHKQCDYPVAIDGLSNIIGIADNNNDQLQKTISACASVIETKREEVSRWTPDVVTENRKKATDAISLCEAKINRLDQDVQCRTYVAKQLEQKEFKEYTAKLQEKLESEQSHYLETLFTSINGWFSKLGSQDFKLDKNQSRRGNKTVYELRVLFCDELVDNDDLSKVFSESDRRNLALAVYLSRAELLTKEDTILVLDDPVVSFDDNRIRATCAELSRLAKDFEQIIILTHYKTVIRRLLKSRVGAVYLKVEKDGTGSRLGVLNTKDLHLSDHERAYLRLASFVNGTSNDPGGLRQFMEKHIDLVFQPKLRELGLSDAMLSEKISSLETAGEIDSSTKSKLDGFRDTLNPDHHNDEEDATIEDMRLLTRSVLEEVYKL
- a CDS encoding PrgI family protein, with amino-acid sequence MKMTVVPAQVTTVEDRIIGNLGFSQILLQIVPVFTAAGIFTLLPPFMGGALYKYVLMGVVALLFGLLSIRIKGKILASWLVTILRYNLRPKYYLFNKNVTTSREEYYSKIPTPEIKESTEKKPVKKSILQQLDIPTTARILATIENPATNFRLETGKKGNLHVRFTEIED
- a CDS encoding TrbC/VirB2 family protein, with the protein product MGLKKTQYIVALIIAVGLPFILADPAFAQTPGGVSNVENFIRSVITVLAGLAGLVATGFFVAGGFTYITSSGNPEQLDKAKRTLTWSAIGLAIVIAAFVLANIVTTLATQAFGG
- a CDS encoding helix-turn-helix transcriptional regulator, which gives rise to MPTRTRRRLREHTVGLLARKWTLKIATALSSETMRHSEIARCLPGITQKVLTETLREMERTGIVEREVYPIVPPKVEYRLTSVGIELLKLSQEFASWFDTHHENIHKAKRIYDRHS